Proteins co-encoded in one Chryseobacterium foetidum genomic window:
- a CDS encoding phospholipase D-like domain-containing protein — MTTIVQDSLSDADEILLRIKTELLNAQSEILVAMAWFTNPELFHILEKKAAENVKISLIISDQPDNEKLDFEALRMMGVKFNRIKNIGYGMMHLKFCIIDRQLAISGSYNWSNNAKNNHEQVLVTTFPKTVDELVTTFFKIENRIEKINSGISLEDIEKEEQSEWKEMLNDSYEKPTFSKKEELSFQEKSLKDFQDVLTSIIATEVGSFDKNLLKANAYQRAHENQGDHQILPQALDSLYSNFINDIEVIEEKKTRLKTKIEEQQKLSIGNVEIRTENEIESLTSNLNAETKNAQDVINILEKSTDEKRFIIKSNTDTQIPFFQNKIDFVRKKIIDLRTDIVKPPLDVFLMSVLGILCTAILAYVFVFYSSVAYIFIFSKEDTMAILESGGLPTSTEVFDPNAFTKASSKGFGAILFLFLFVFIPIALGMINLFFKNSKDQNSVDSPMNNKSNIESYIGIPLIIIVDGFMAYKVARNIDDINYLTNQSDRKMLFSELILSENFWLVFILGTLGIYLLKLIVNKIYSMLHERSTTHQQQKVKFSIVNYEAEIAEFENEIMAVKKTNDVLNIEILAMDRDKKEYEKLVQNLPLECNRKIGSLRNAFLSFREKVENLSQIYKSQVDNDKLPVSKAEMENRINIFMEGWSKYLYELFAVKKAEIKTSEAINECENWLSSISLHKNLTTDFAQN; from the coding sequence ATGACAACAATTGTACAAGATTCCTTATCAGATGCAGATGAAATTCTATTGAGAATAAAAACTGAACTTCTAAATGCTCAATCAGAAATACTGGTAGCAATGGCCTGGTTTACCAATCCTGAACTTTTTCATATCCTTGAAAAAAAGGCTGCTGAAAACGTGAAAATTTCCTTAATCATTTCAGATCAGCCTGATAACGAAAAGCTGGATTTTGAAGCACTAAGGATGATGGGCGTAAAGTTTAACCGTATTAAAAATATAGGTTACGGTATGATGCATCTCAAATTCTGTATCATCGACAGACAACTTGCAATCTCCGGATCATACAATTGGTCAAACAATGCAAAAAACAACCATGAACAGGTGTTGGTAACTACTTTCCCTAAAACAGTCGATGAATTGGTGACCACTTTCTTTAAGATAGAAAACAGAATTGAGAAAATTAACAGTGGAATAAGTTTGGAGGATATTGAAAAAGAGGAACAATCAGAATGGAAAGAAATGTTAAATGACTCTTATGAAAAACCTACATTTTCAAAAAAAGAAGAGTTGAGTTTTCAGGAAAAGTCATTAAAGGATTTTCAGGATGTTTTAACAAGTATTATTGCCACTGAAGTAGGATCTTTTGATAAAAACCTTCTTAAAGCTAATGCATATCAGAGAGCGCATGAAAATCAGGGAGATCATCAGATTTTACCACAAGCTCTAGACAGTTTATATTCGAATTTCATCAACGATATCGAGGTCATTGAAGAAAAGAAGACCCGACTTAAAACAAAAATAGAGGAACAGCAAAAATTAAGTATCGGAAATGTAGAAATCAGAACTGAAAACGAGATTGAGAGCCTTACATCAAATCTTAATGCTGAAACTAAAAATGCACAGGATGTGATCAATATTTTGGAAAAGTCTACCGATGAGAAAAGATTTATAATAAAATCCAATACTGATACTCAAATTCCTTTTTTTCAAAATAAAATAGACTTTGTAAGAAAAAAAATCATTGATCTAAGAACGGACATTGTAAAACCTCCACTGGACGTTTTTTTAATGTCTGTACTGGGAATTTTATGTACGGCAATACTTGCATACGTATTTGTATTTTATTCATCTGTAGCTTATATATTTATTTTTTCGAAGGAAGATACAATGGCTATCCTTGAGAGCGGAGGACTGCCAACATCAACAGAAGTTTTTGACCCTAATGCATTTACTAAAGCTTCTTCCAAAGGATTTGGCGCAATATTATTTTTGTTTTTATTTGTTTTTATTCCCATTGCTCTGGGAATGATTAATCTATTTTTTAAAAATTCCAAAGATCAAAATTCAGTAGATAGTCCAATGAATAATAAATCGAATATTGAATCTTATATCGGCATTCCTTTAATTATTATTGTTGATGGATTTATGGCATACAAAGTAGCACGAAATATTGATGACATCAATTATCTCACTAATCAGTCTGACCGTAAAATGTTGTTCTCTGAATTAATTTTATCAGAAAATTTTTGGCTTGTATTTATTCTTGGGACTTTAGGGATTTATCTTTTAAAATTAATTGTAAACAAAATCTATTCTATGCTTCACGAGCGAAGCACGACCCATCAGCAACAAAAAGTAAAATTTTCTATTGTAAATTATGAAGCGGAAATAGCTGAATTTGAAAATGAAATAATGGCAGTTAAAAAAACAAATGATGTATTAAACATAGAGATTTTAGCGATGGACAGAGATAAAAAAGAGTATGAAAAATTAGTCCAGAATTTACCATTAGAGTGTAACAGAAAAATTGGTTCATTAAGAAATGCTTTTTTATCCTTCAGAGAAAAAGTTGAAAACCTTTCTCAGATTTATAAAAGCCAGGTTGACAATGATAAGCTTCCGGTTTCCAAGGCCGAAATGGAAAACAGAATTAATATTTTCATGGAAGGCTGGAGTAAATACCTGTATGAACTATTTGCTGTAAAAAAAGCAGAAATCAAGACATCTGAAGCGATCAACGAATGTGAAAACTGGTTGAGTAGTATTAGCCTTCACAAAAATTTAACTACCGATTTTGCACAAAACTAA
- a CDS encoding response regulator, translating to MFKKVLIAEDHETLNLSVQRTADELKISVVDYVHYCDDAVEKIKKSFRDNNPYDLLITDLYFDADHREQRLKDGREMVKEIREIHPSLKVIFFSSENKSGIIDSLFNNYKINGYVRKGRNDGKDLKNAVSEVFKGNNYLSLEARQDVKKFNSYEFSSFDVTLVSLLSQGILQKNIPTYLVNNNIKPNSLSSIEKRLNVLKEELGITNNEQLIAFCKDLGII from the coding sequence ATGTTTAAAAAAGTTTTAATCGCAGAAGATCATGAAACTCTCAATTTATCTGTGCAGAGAACAGCGGATGAATTAAAAATATCAGTAGTTGATTATGTACATTACTGCGATGATGCTGTGGAAAAAATAAAAAAAAGTTTCAGGGATAATAATCCTTATGATTTACTCATAACCGACCTTTATTTTGATGCTGATCACAGGGAGCAGCGCTTAAAAGATGGTCGGGAGATGGTTAAGGAAATACGTGAGATTCATCCCTCTTTGAAAGTAATTTTTTTTTCCTCTGAAAATAAATCAGGAATTATAGATTCATTATTCAACAACTACAAAATAAATGGTTATGTAAGAAAAGGCAGAAATGATGGCAAAGACCTAAAGAATGCCGTCTCTGAAGTATTCAAAGGCAACAATTATCTCTCTTTGGAAGCGAGGCAAGATGTGAAAAAATTTAACAGCTACGAATTTTCGTCTTTCGATGTTACGTTAGTCTCTCTTCTTTCTCAGGGAATTCTACAAAAAAACATTCCAACATATTTGGTTAATAACAACATAAAGCCAAACAGTCTCAGCAGTATAGAAAAAAGATTAAATGTGCTGAAAGAGGAGCTGGGCATTACTAACAATGAACAGCTTATTGCATTCTGCAAGGATTTGGGCATCATTTAA
- a CDS encoding tetratricopeptide repeat-containing sensor histidine kinase → MKKIIYTICGLLLISCKKEIPGNTKNGKDNQEYAIARKFRESAMPDSAYYHYNKAKIDYIITGDSIGAAQSLINMAIIQTKTGDFYGGIETSLEAEKFLINQNDKLVRINLARNYNNMAIASSFLYNYEDAISFYKKTIKFTDDDANRLVYYNNMGEVLTSVGNYTQAIRYLHLSNQTTDSTGFARSLNNLATAEFLLHKKNPLSKYWQALNIRKNLSDQTEMNSSYSTLSDYYSRSRIDSALIYANKMLETSIKIQNPEDQLQALQKIINLDRKNYLQYFKKFQLLNDSIIISRGKAKNQFALIKSNIAKTEARNIELQAKDLLNENKLLYRNIVVGALLSLLMGGLIWYQKRRNRLKQEKELEVKNTELKYSKKVHDVVANGIYQVMTKLENHLDINRDETLDDLEYVYNRSRNISYDNTENEDHSEIFSEKISKLLSYFKNDQVNTILIGNGPEVWEDISEANKSEIYQVLRELLINMKKHSRADRVTLRFERTFAKVKVSYSDTGIGISNETILKNGIRNMVNRIENIGGYITFETQTEKGLEVNFSLPVS, encoded by the coding sequence TTGAAAAAGATAATATATACAATCTGTGGATTGCTGCTAATCTCTTGTAAAAAAGAAATTCCAGGTAATACAAAAAACGGAAAGGATAACCAGGAATACGCAATAGCCCGAAAATTTAGAGAATCGGCGATGCCTGATTCTGCATATTATCATTATAATAAAGCTAAGATTGATTACATTATTACCGGTGATTCAATTGGTGCAGCACAATCACTCATCAACATGGCTATTATCCAGACAAAGACAGGAGACTTTTATGGAGGCATAGAAACATCATTGGAGGCTGAAAAATTTCTCATTAATCAAAATGATAAACTTGTTAGAATAAATCTCGCAAGAAATTATAACAACATGGCAATTGCTTCTTCCTTTCTATATAACTACGAAGATGCAATAAGCTTTTACAAAAAAACTATAAAGTTTACGGACGATGATGCTAATAGACTTGTATATTATAATAATATGGGTGAAGTCTTGACAAGTGTTGGAAATTATACTCAGGCAATACGTTATCTTCATCTTTCTAACCAAACAACAGATTCCACCGGCTTTGCTAGATCGTTAAACAACTTAGCTACGGCTGAATTTTTATTGCACAAAAAAAATCCTCTGTCAAAATATTGGCAAGCGTTAAACATCAGAAAAAATTTGTCAGATCAAACTGAAATGAACTCAAGTTATTCGACATTGTCGGATTATTATTCTCGATCAAGGATTGATTCTGCATTAATTTACGCAAATAAGATGTTGGAGACATCCATTAAAATTCAAAATCCTGAAGATCAGTTACAGGCATTACAGAAAATTATAAATCTTGACAGAAAAAATTACCTTCAATATTTTAAAAAATTTCAACTTTTAAATGATAGCATTATTATTTCGCGAGGTAAAGCTAAAAATCAGTTTGCTCTCATAAAATCCAACATTGCAAAAACTGAGGCACGAAATATTGAGCTTCAGGCAAAAGATCTTCTGAATGAAAATAAATTGCTTTACCGCAATATTGTCGTTGGAGCGCTTTTAAGTTTACTAATGGGAGGTTTGATCTGGTATCAGAAAAGGCGTAACAGACTTAAACAGGAAAAAGAATTAGAAGTCAAAAACACAGAATTAAAATATTCCAAAAAGGTACATGATGTTGTAGCGAATGGAATCTATCAGGTAATGACAAAATTGGAGAATCATCTGGATATCAATAGAGATGAAACCTTGGATGATCTCGAATATGTGTACAATAGATCAAGAAATATTTCATACGACAATACCGAAAATGAAGATCATTCTGAAATTTTCAGTGAAAAGATAAGTAAACTGCTGAGCTACTTTAAGAATGATCAGGTAAATACAATTTTAATTGGAAATGGTCCAGAGGTTTGGGAAGATATTTCTGAAGCTAATAAATCTGAAATCTATCAGGTTCTGCGTGAATTGCTGATTAATATGAAAAAACACAGTAGAGCAGATCGTGTTACCTTGAGATTCGAAAGAACTTTCGCAAAGGTCAAGGTATCCTATTCTGATACTGGAATTGGAATCAGCAATGAAACTATTTTAAAAAATGGTATTCGCAATATGGTTAACCGTATTGAGAATATAGGTGGGTATATTACTTTTGAAACTCAAACTGAAAAAGGACTGGAAGTAAACTTCTCTTTACCTGTTTCGTAA
- a CDS encoding tellurite resistance TerB C-terminal domain-containing protein, producing the protein MENTNTNASRESDFIIDVSDLQEVQINYGSQTFVDNPSNSRSRTETPISRNEWRIGQKYCKKLSLSENQINLLDRLAFNNNVFNEIDFCRVQILKQFLRMLDYFDRDCKPVNRAYATVLDELTEIIIVLEYNYRRESLNYKYTFESIQSEILNHLLKLCENNVREVYAIKRKINADFKYTKPEITDKYNKKIVLKADVFLEINKHQVLDADHRTNIILNETTTNRWKDKYEYIVSDYSSSVSFEREIERLAEVNRKNPSLDTIYYEASKFISTYDKNASLRLYFHYLEIDLNSSKFDRKQLTKSIQKNLFSTSEQFEDFENIVNEFILNKNLKIAFESLNKIYLPKRKKLVIDRSEIDRVQKLDLETSQKLGDLLADENEVPDVQVSDLIPQDDDNIQFNVTKPIEAGVSSKYLHCLNLNDTQQEVLDYFEKNGMNILQSDFEDFMRTKQLFVSATLESINDTLYDVLDDVLIEEDEDYFIINNEYFKKLLNND; encoded by the coding sequence ATGGAAAACACCAATACAAACGCATCTCGCGAAAGTGATTTTATCATTGATGTTTCAGATTTGCAGGAAGTACAGATTAATTATGGAAGTCAAACTTTTGTGGATAATCCTTCGAATTCGAGGTCAAGAACTGAAACTCCCATTTCAAGGAATGAATGGAGGATTGGTCAAAAGTATTGTAAAAAATTATCTCTTAGCGAAAATCAGATAAATCTTTTAGATCGCTTAGCATTTAATAATAATGTTTTTAATGAGATTGATTTCTGTCGTGTTCAGATATTGAAGCAATTTCTAAGAATGTTAGATTATTTTGATAGAGATTGTAAACCCGTTAATAGAGCTTATGCAACCGTTCTGGACGAACTAACAGAAATCATTATTGTTTTAGAATATAACTACAGGCGAGAAAGTTTGAATTATAAATATACTTTTGAATCAATTCAATCGGAAATCTTAAACCATCTTCTGAAGTTATGTGAGAATAATGTTCGTGAAGTTTATGCAATAAAACGTAAAATTAATGCTGATTTCAAATATACCAAGCCAGAGATAACAGATAAATATAACAAGAAAATAGTTTTAAAAGCAGATGTTTTTCTTGAAATAAATAAGCATCAGGTTTTAGATGCTGATCATCGGACAAATATAATTTTGAATGAGACCACTACCAATCGATGGAAAGATAAATACGAATATATTGTATCTGATTACAGTAGCTCAGTGTCATTTGAGAGAGAAATTGAAAGATTAGCAGAGGTAAATAGAAAAAATCCTTCATTGGATACAATTTATTACGAAGCTTCAAAATTTATCAGTACATATGATAAAAATGCCTCTCTAAGATTGTATTTCCATTATCTGGAAATAGATTTAAACAGCAGTAAGTTTGACAGAAAACAGCTTACAAAAAGCATTCAGAAAAATCTCTTTTCTACGTCAGAACAATTTGAAGATTTTGAAAATATTGTGAATGAGTTTATTCTTAATAAAAATCTGAAAATTGCTTTTGAGAGTCTTAATAAAATCTATCTGCCAAAGCGAAAAAAGCTTGTTATTGATCGATCGGAGATCGATCGTGTCCAAAAATTAGATTTGGAAACTTCCCAAAAATTGGGCGATTTGCTTGCAGATGAAAATGAAGTTCCAGATGTACAAGTATCAGACTTAATTCCACAGGATGATGACAATATACAATTTAATGTGACAAAACCAATCGAAGCTGGAGTTTCGTCTAAATATTTGCATTGTCTTAACTTAAACGATACGCAACAGGAAGTTTTAGATTATTTTGAAAAGAACGGAATGAATATTTTACAGTCCGATTTTGAAGATTTTATGAGAACCAAACAACTATTTGTGAGTGCTACATTAGAATCTATTAACGATACATTATATGATGTGCTAGACGATGTTTTAATTGAGGAAGATGAAGATTATTTTATTATAAATAACGAATATTTTAAAAAACTACTTAACAATGATTAG
- a CDS encoding ATP-binding protein: MISNIKPKEATSIINSLTGGVVPKIGVQHIAVGRSEEVNAAITSLEEVKNGHSIVKFWIGDFGSGKSFMLHLLNTVAMKQKFVVANADFTPDNRLYSNDGKSVILYSAIMDNIAIQTKPEGGALPILLEKWIEQVISRTAEENKILLTDIRSEQYRDLIRNSIMRTVNEITEVGGFDFGSVIVKYYDGYINNDELLRRNALKWLKGEYATKTEARQDLGIREIINDSNYYDMLKNFCKLFVNMGYSGFMINLDEAINLYKISTSAVREKNFEKILSIYNDCFQGKVSNLFINFAGTKDFLENERRGLFSYKALKSRLESNKFESLEIRDYAQPVIKLQPLDHNEIFVLLKKLKFIFNFNYKTELNVSDDDISVFMEEMFNKPGASEFLTPREVIRDFLNILNIIRQNPDVDKKRLFGEIEISDERPNDLAILDSIEEL; encoded by the coding sequence ATGATTAGTAATATTAAACCAAAAGAAGCTACATCGATTATCAATTCTCTGACAGGTGGAGTTGTTCCAAAAATAGGAGTGCAACATATTGCTGTTGGCAGGTCTGAAGAAGTCAATGCGGCAATCACCTCACTTGAAGAAGTCAAGAACGGTCATAGTATTGTCAAATTTTGGATTGGAGATTTTGGAAGTGGAAAGTCATTTATGCTCCATCTTCTAAATACGGTTGCAATGAAACAGAAATTTGTTGTCGCAAACGCAGATTTCACCCCTGATAACAGATTATATTCCAATGATGGTAAGAGCGTTATTTTATATTCAGCTATTATGGATAATATAGCCATTCAGACTAAACCCGAAGGAGGAGCATTACCAATACTTCTTGAAAAATGGATTGAGCAGGTGATTAGCAGGACAGCAGAAGAAAACAAAATTTTATTGACAGACATCCGAAGTGAGCAGTATAGAGATTTAATCAGAAACTCAATCATGAGAACGGTCAATGAGATTACTGAAGTAGGTGGTTTTGATTTCGGTTCTGTTATTGTCAAATACTATGATGGATATATCAATAATGACGAACTTTTAAGAAGAAATGCACTCAAATGGCTTAAAGGTGAATATGCTACTAAGACTGAAGCACGTCAGGATTTAGGTATTAGAGAAATAATTAACGACAGCAATTACTATGATATGCTGAAGAATTTCTGTAAATTGTTTGTCAACATGGGATACAGTGGTTTTATGATAAATCTGGATGAAGCAATTAATCTTTATAAGATTTCAACTTCCGCTGTTCGTGAGAAAAATTTTGAAAAAATACTCAGCATTTATAATGACTGTTTTCAAGGAAAAGTTTCTAATCTTTTCATCAATTTTGCGGGAACAAAAGATTTTCTTGAAAATGAAAGGAGAGGTTTATTTAGTTATAAGGCATTAAAGTCCAGATTGGAAAGCAATAAATTTGAGAGTCTTGAAATCAGAGATTATGCTCAACCTGTAATAAAATTACAACCTCTTGACCACAACGAAATATTCGTATTACTTAAAAAGTTGAAGTTCATCTTTAATTTTAATTATAAAACAGAACTAAACGTTTCAGACGATGACATTTCAGTATTTATGGAAGAAATGTTCAACAAACCTGGTGCTTCAGAATTTTTAACTCCAAGAGAAGTTATCAGGGATTTTCTGAATATTTTAAATATCATCAGACAAAATCCGGATGTAGATAAAAAACGTCTGTTCGGTGAGATTGAAATCTCTGACGAAAGGCCCAATGATCTGGCCATTTTAGATAGTATTGAAGAGCTATGA
- a CDS encoding DEAD/DEAH box helicase, whose protein sequence is MTAFDLLSEPIRKYIRDQRWESLRKIQEATIPRILETENNYVIISRTASGKTEAAFLPILSKVNFKEKGVKVLYISPLIALINDQFVRVEELCDYLDVKVTKWHGEASKAQKDHLIKNPEGIVLITPESLEAMFVNRPQNIQHLFSSLDYIVIDEIHSFLGSERGLHLKSLLSRLQQVNCSRFSVVGLSATVSDVNQYAELKDYLANSENTTILRDTTAKPINALFKYFPGSVEELPLDLLKDLYVRTRDSKILVFPNARGRVEEVAVKLKKISERVGGHQNYFSHHSSVDKEVREYVEFFAKSAKMENFCISCTSTLELGIDIGNVDEMVQIDATHSIASLIQRVGRSGRREGKSSNLYLYSTDKWSLLQSLACWLLYSEQYIEPIQIIEKPYDVLVHQILSIVKGSSGLYLKELLAKIAANSTFSNITEDEVKEIIDHLQEIDFLEKLGHEYIVGVEGEKVVNHKDFYSMFHTPTFFKVSSQGVKIGDLPLSPQIKEDENIFLSAKIWKIKYVDYEMNKIEVIRTNDGKKPIFFGGGADTAHRIREKMLEVLFSIVQYEFLDKVGQLVLDDMRSEFSVFSVNNYEFQRPLLNSNNNLEMFSFAGSKINKSIGFIYDYLGIEYEYFDHQSTFTFKQNTEADSVNKIISFSLSDIEINDIIRKHLELNPKLINVSKWGAHLPIKFQIEILKNKEYDFEGCFKFLRNLNFIENN, encoded by the coding sequence ATGACAGCCTTTGATTTGCTATCGGAACCAATCCGAAAATATATTAGAGATCAGCGCTGGGAAAGTCTTCGAAAAATTCAAGAGGCAACGATTCCAAGAATTCTAGAGACAGAAAATAATTATGTTATTATATCAAGGACAGCTTCAGGTAAAACAGAAGCTGCTTTCCTTCCTATTCTTTCAAAAGTGAACTTTAAAGAAAAGGGAGTTAAAGTATTATATATTTCTCCACTGATAGCCTTAATTAATGACCAATTTGTAAGGGTTGAAGAGCTTTGCGATTACTTAGACGTAAAAGTTACGAAATGGCACGGAGAGGCTTCAAAGGCTCAAAAAGATCATCTGATAAAAAATCCTGAAGGAATTGTTTTAATTACTCCTGAGTCTTTGGAAGCGATGTTTGTGAATAGACCTCAAAATATTCAACATCTCTTTTCCTCGCTAGATTACATCGTCATTGATGAAATTCATTCCTTTCTGGGTTCTGAAAGAGGGTTACACTTAAAGTCGCTTTTAAGCAGGCTTCAACAAGTCAATTGCAGTCGTTTTAGTGTTGTTGGGTTATCAGCTACGGTAAGCGATGTAAATCAATATGCGGAACTTAAAGATTACTTAGCGAACTCTGAGAACACAACAATTCTTCGTGATACTACAGCAAAACCGATTAATGCTCTCTTTAAATATTTTCCAGGAAGTGTTGAAGAATTACCTCTTGATCTTTTGAAAGATTTATACGTCCGGACTCGGGATTCTAAAATATTGGTATTTCCCAATGCTAGAGGACGGGTGGAGGAAGTTGCAGTTAAACTGAAAAAGATTTCGGAAAGAGTTGGTGGACATCAGAATTATTTTTCACATCATTCATCGGTTGATAAAGAAGTACGAGAGTATGTAGAGTTTTTTGCAAAGAGCGCAAAAATGGAAAATTTCTGCATTTCATGTACATCAACTTTAGAACTGGGAATTGATATTGGAAATGTTGATGAAATGGTGCAGATTGATGCGACGCACAGTATTGCTTCGCTAATACAGCGTGTTGGAAGAAGTGGAAGAAGGGAAGGCAAATCCAGTAATCTTTATTTATATTCTACTGACAAATGGAGCCTTTTGCAGTCTCTTGCCTGCTGGTTATTGTATTCAGAACAATATATTGAGCCAATTCAGATTATTGAGAAACCTTACGATGTTTTAGTACATCAGATTTTGTCCATTGTAAAAGGAAGTTCCGGTTTGTATCTGAAAGAACTTCTAGCTAAAATAGCTGCAAATTCTACATTTAGCAATATTACTGAAGATGAGGTCAAAGAAATTATAGATCATCTTCAAGAAATTGACTTTTTAGAGAAGTTAGGGCATGAATATATCGTTGGTGTAGAGGGAGAAAAAGTTGTCAATCACAAGGACTTTTACAGTATGTTTCATACACCAACATTCTTTAAGGTTTCAAGTCAGGGTGTTAAAATAGGAGATCTTCCTTTAAGTCCTCAGATAAAAGAAGATGAAAACATCTTTTTGTCTGCGAAAATATGGAAGATTAAATATGTCGATTATGAGATGAATAAGATTGAAGTTATTCGTACCAACGATGGTAAGAAACCGATATTTTTTGGTGGAGGTGCGGATACTGCTCACAGAATACGGGAGAAAATGCTGGAAGTGCTATTTTCAATTGTACAGTATGAATTCTTAGATAAAGTTGGACAGTTAGTTCTTGATGATATGCGATCTGAATTTTCCGTATTTTCAGTGAATAATTATGAGTTTCAAAGGCCGTTGTTGAATAGCAATAATAATTTAGAAATGTTTTCTTTTGCGGGTTCTAAAATAAATAAATCGATCGGTTTTATATATGATTATTTAGGAATAGAATACGAGTATTTTGATCACCAATCTACCTTTACTTTTAAACAAAATACAGAGGCTGACTCCGTTAATAAAATTATATCATTCAGTCTGAGTGATATCGAAATTAATGATATTATCAGAAAGCATTTGGAGCTAAATCCTAAATTAATTAATGTTTCTAAATGGGGAGCACACCTGCCTATAAAGTTTCAGATTGAAATCCTTAAAAACAAAGAATATGATTTTGAAGGATGTTTTAAATTTTTGAGGAACCTTAATTTTATTGAAAACAATTAA
- a CDS encoding DUF3892 domain-containing protein — MTIYRISGVWKNSLGVITHYAFHTVTTTGTTRAVKKSKTEAVKLLETSGNSATTWIWNYITCGWSNGENVSVIAGSNGKYLRSNADKKETNNLEHLINFDWIAS; from the coding sequence ATGACAATTTACAGAATTTCAGGAGTATGGAAGAACTCATTAGGTGTAATAACGCATTACGCGTTTCATACGGTCACAACTACTGGTACTACAAGGGCTGTCAAAAAATCTAAAACTGAAGCAGTCAAACTTTTGGAAACTTCAGGTAACAGTGCCACTACATGGATTTGGAATTATATAACCTGTGGGTGGAGTAATGGAGAAAACGTCTCAGTAATTGCTGGTTCAAATGGTAAATATCTGCGGTCGAACGCAGATAAGAAAGAAACAAATAATTTAGAGCATTTAATTAATTTTGATTGGATAGCTTCTTAG